The following DNA comes from Diceros bicornis minor isolate mBicDic1 chromosome 12, mDicBic1.mat.cur, whole genome shotgun sequence.
GTATAAAGGTGTATAATTCAGGGTATAATCCTGAATTAAGGATGCacaggggcggccccgtggcttagtggttaagtgcgtgcactccgctgctggcggccagggttcggatcctgggcgcgcactgacgcactgctagtcaggccatactgaggccacgtcccacatacagcaactagcaggatgtgcaattatacaactatctacaggggctttggggagaaaaaagggaaaaaaaaaaaaaaggaggaggattggcgatagatgttagctcagggccagtcttcttcagcaaaaagaggaggattggcatggatgttagctcagggctgatgttcctcacaaaaaaaaaaaaaaggatgcacaatttttaattttagtctaaGGTTTAACTACTTAATAGAAGTGGTAGTTGGTAGAAGTAGGAGACATGATTATGGTAGATATTCCAGAATAAATCTTGATTGTCACTTGaagttttttcttccttcttctttatgcattctgaATTTTTAATAGGAAGAAAGATCACGGAAATCTCAGTTATCTTCAACAAAATCTAGAAAGGAGGTAGAGGTATGGATTGGAATAACTGTTGAGGAGCTGGCCAAAGCAATGGAAAAAGACATAGGTGAGCCagataatttaaattttcattaaattaaatttaactttaatttaaaatataatttgaatcCCATGGATTAGTGCTCTAAACCCAAAACTGATTTGCTGTGATTAAATAAAAGTTATCTATTTGaagctttttaaatattatattcacATCTCTTCTgaattaaacataattttaataggtaaatatttttaactactATATTAGCAGTGTgagtacattttttttcctccccggGTCAATTAAAATAAGTTGATGTAGTATTTCTGGTTGAAATGTTTTGGGCACTTTTCtacatgtaaatatttatttaagtcttGGATAAGATAAAATAATATGTCAGTACTATATGCATTTAATATAAAGGGAAACAGATTATTCCTATGTATAAGCAACCTCTCAAAAGTTTAGGGTAACATTAGAAAATTGTAGTTACTGGACTATTATGGATTTTTAGCATTATTAGAAACAGAATTGTACTCATTATAGTTTTTATGTTTAGAAAGAGTTTTATTGTTCTCTAAGAGCATATCCATATAGAAAACTTGCAGTGTATCATtcttaaaatgtgttttcttgGGAAAGGATGTGGTGGGGAGATACGTAGGAAAGGATTTCTTAGCATTTTTATGGAGTGGGATTGTGCTGTACTGAGGCTAGCTTGCACCAGCTTGTGAGCTGATTGCTAAATTATAAGGAGTTATGTGAGCTGGTTTTTAAACACAaccatttttaaagattaaatcataaatgaagataataaatACTCATCAAAACTcttcacttcctaattattttactgcaTGTTACTATTGTCTATGTTCTTGAGGTTATTCGTGCCTATTGTACCTATATGTTGGAAATACTATGTGATAGTGTGCTACTGCACCTCTCTTTCTAGCTCTGTGTGCAGTGACttcatgttggtagcttgaaatcaaccatggtgggagtatttgcaCTATGGAAATTGGAAAATGCTATaaatcagggattttttttttttgagagcccTCTGagtaaacatttaccagcacactacTGAATAGGATGTTCTTTTAATGTAATGTTCTGCCTACCTGAGGATACCTTTCTTTCATATCTGTCcctcaaaatataatttataggGTGACTGAAAGTCTGGAATTTACTTATTTCATTATCATCacagatatatttatttatcatcCACAGGGAAATATGActgaaattaaaacaaagcacattaaataaaacaaaaaaaagaatgacaagtAAATGTTTTTCCAATATTTCAAGAATTTTTGGACATCCTAAATAGATACATGCATAAATAAGCTAATTGTGTGCGTGTATTCTgagatgctgtgtgtgtgtgtgtgtgtgtgtgtgtgtgtgtgtgtgtgtgtacatacagtCAATCCTCATTATTTCGGGATTCTGTATTGGCAAATTCGCCTACTCTCTAAAATGTATCTGTAgccccaaaatcaatactcacaGTGCTTTTGCAGTCATTCCTAGACATGTGCAGAGTGGTTAAAAATTTGAGTTGCCTGGTGctcacattcccagctgagggtgAACAAGGCAAcatctgccttcttgtttcagctctcatcctgtaaacaagtgtccttttttgTGGTTTATTTAGTGTCACTTTTTTGTATCTTTGagttttttgttggtgattttgctgtttaaaatggcccctaagcatagtgctgaagtgctgtttaGTGTTACTAACTGCAAGAAGGCTCTAATGTGCCTTACAGAGATAATACATATGTTGgataagctttgttcaggcattagttacagtgctgttggctaTAAGTTCAATATTACTgaatcaataatatatattaaataagatgtctttaaacagaaacataaatCAAGGTGTGTATTGATTGGCTGATGAATATTTTGTGACCAGAGGCTGAGGGAACCTAACCCTGGATTTCCCTttggagcaatggttcagtatttgcCAATTCAGTATTTCCAGTGagtttatagaacataactaccatgAATGATGAGAACTgactgtacatacacacacatttgtatATGCATGACATATGTAACTATAAGAACTAGACTATGATAAACTACTCAGTACTAAATAtatgcaggggctggccctgtggcgtagtgcttaagtgcatgcgctccgctgctggcagccccggttcagacgctgggtgtgcactgaggcactgcttgtcaggccatgctgtggtggtatcccatataaagtggaggaagataggcacagatgttagcccagagccagtcttcctcagcaaaaagaggaggattggcatggatgttagctcagggctaatcttcctcacaaaacaaacaaacaaaaaatgtatgCAACATGCAATTTAATGTTTTATTGATGATTCAGATGGTTCATAAggtatgtaaatatttaaatatttatgaatatgcAGAACTGTCAATTATAAATGaatcttattttaaagattattttcttttcagcttctttGTGATTTGTTAACATTAGAGAAGCAGATAGTTTATATAGTTATTCCTCTTATTGAAGGTACTGTTTATATAGACACTTATTAACAGAGGttactttctttaaatatttaatttatgatCCTAAAAGGTTTTATCTTATTCCAACCAGATTATGTATATGAAGCTTTAATGAACACTGCTATTGACATAGATTCACTAGAAGCAGACTCACATTTAGATGAAATCTGGATCAAAGAAGTGATAAAGAAGGCAGGGTTGAAGTTAAAATGGAGCAAATTAAAACAGGACAAAGTCAGAGAAAATAAAGATGCTGTAAGAAGGTAAAACCTAACTGTATATACTGGGGGAGGGAGACTGCATAGTTTTATTCACACTTTTTAATGGAAAGATTTGccttaaaatttcttttgcaATTAAAATGATGTGTGACTATATGTTAAACTTTTCTTTAAAGTGCTTAAAGCATCAGAAAGTATATTCAGGTTATTATAAAACCGTAAGGGTTATTTTTCTTAGTTTGCCAAGTATGTGTATTGAtcctgcattttaaaatttgattcaaTTCTGCTTGATGTTATGAAGTTGTCAGTTGTAGGTGGGCAGTcatatattttatcataaatCATTGCATGTATAGAAGAGGAAAATAGTTATGTCTAATCAAAGCTGAATACTGGGTTTTGTTGTTAATGGTAGTTTACAGAGATAACTGCAAACCAATCACTGGCTATGAAGTGTTTCTGATATTTAAGAAACGAAACTCCTTTGCTGTTAATTGTAGGCCCCAGGCAGATCCAGCTTTATTAACCCCAAGGTCCCCGGTTGTTACTATAATGGGCCATGTTGATCATGGGAAAACGACGTTACTTGACAAACTGCGAAAAACTCAAGTGGCAGCAAtggaagctggaggcatcactcaGCACATTGGTGCCTTTCTTGGTATGAACACAAATTACCTTATAGTGTGCTTGGGAACCCCACATATTATTTTCTTGAACCAAGTGTTGAAGTATGAAATATACAAattcaaagtaaaagaaaaggcTAAAGGTTAAAGCCATTGGTTTGATGAAATGTAGAGCAGATGGTTAATAAGGTTATtttgtacattctttttttttttttttgtgaggagaccagccctgtgctaacatctgccaatcctcctctttttctgctgaggaagactggccctgggctaacatccgtgcccatcttcctccactttatatgggacgccgccacagcacggcttgccaagcagtgcatcagtgcgtgcccgggatccgaaccgacgaaccccgggccaccgcagcggagcgcgtgcacttaaccgcttgtgccaccgggctgggcccTATACATTctataagaagaaaattatattgCCTTTTTTATTCTAGCCCATTTTTAGTTTGGTTTAATAGGCCAAAATTTTTGAAAGCTCGGTTGTGATAATGTTgctaataataattaaacaatggctaccatttactgaataccgtatttgctttatcattttgatCTTCACACAACATCATGAGGTAGGTATTAATATTCCTacttacagataaggaagctgaggtttgtttaggttaagtaacttgctcaaggtacacagctagtaattggcaaagctgggatttaaATCCAAGGCTGTTGGACTCAAAGCCTGAGCTGCTAACCACATACTAAACTGCCTTTGTTGGTTAAGGCAGCTGTGCAGCTGATGTTTGCTAATGTAGGGGTGGCTGCCTATATAAATATCAGTCTGTTCTCTTTTCAGAATACATATCAGTTGGTACATTTATGAAAGTAGTTATATTCTAGAAATATGAAGagttttaatttgaaattattacatgaaaagaaaaccccACAAGTCTCACTGGTGTGTTACCACTTTTCATTGTGACATGATGATCTGCATTATTCTGATGAAGATTAatggaaagaataaaattattttaaagagttaTTGATTGTGTTTGGTAATGTTGCATATATTTCTTCATATTAAGGAAGTACATATTTGAGTCCTTAGTGTTCTTGGATTTCTGTTTCCACAGTctctctgccttctggggaaaagaTAACCTTTCTCGATACTCCAGGACATGCTGCTTTCTCAGCAATGAGAGCCAGAGGTGCTCAGGTCACTGACATTGTCATATTGGTTGTAGCTGCAGATGATGGAGTGATGAAGCAAACTGTGGAATCTATTCAGCATGCCAAAGATGCTCAAGGTACTGTGTGGCTGCCTTATGTGTATGAGGAAGcaagttgctttttttttaaaaggatccACTACATAGAGTCATTGTTCTGGGGTCATTTACATGTAGCTCGTTTTATCTGGCAATCCCAGGGTTATTATACCTGTTTTGCAGATAAGGCTCAAAGACAAGTTGAATTGTTTCCTCAGAGACGTAACCTCTAAGAAGAGTGTAGCAGTATTCAACTTGGGACTTGTGACCACAAGTATAGTCCTTCCTGTCCTGTTTACTTATTTGACATGGTGTGAGAATTAAACAATCtgaaatgacttttttaaaaaactttttatcatGGAAATTTTAAGCAGATATAAAAGTAAGCATAGAATGATAAACCTCTATGTGACTATCACCTAAATTCATTAGGAATTGCAAAGTGGTGATATTCTAATGCTGTTGTTCCTTGTTCATTTATTATGTGGAATTCTTCTCTAAAGAGAAACTTTCCCCTCATCTACTTTAAATAAGTTCTTATTTGGTCAAATGTATAAAACTGAAACTTATGGTAATCAGTTGACTATCTTCTCCCttatttctccattaaaaaatTGTAATAATAAACACCATGTGCACACACATTCTGTACATTCATTCTTATTCTGATATGGCCCTACATCCACTGAGAAAATACTCTTGTCTTAAGAAAATGTACCGGATGGAGTGCATCATATTCTCCTAGGTTTGTtggcaagaaaaaataaagattgagAATTACTGATCTAGTCCAATTCTTTCATCTCACAACATGAAACTAAGACCCAGAGAATGGCAGGAACTCCCCCCAATTACAGAGTTAATTTGCAACATGTCTGCATTTGGAATCTGGTCTTCTAGCTTCCAGTGTTACtctctttccttttaaattcTTCAAAACTGTTTGTGTGGAATGGACTAAGTTCTTAATGATTCTAGGGAATGTAAAACAAAGAAGAGGGTGATAAATTTGCCAGGGTTTCCATAACAAAGCAGTTGGTTGAGATAGGATAAAGTCCTTACATCATACTTTCTACACCTGTTCTTTTGGTCCCTGTTCAGTTCCAGCTCATTGATATGGAATATACTTTTTCATATTAGTGGATTGTAGATTGCCTAGCTTTTTTGTATCTGTTTTCAATTTCTGTTCATTGGATGCCTGAGAAAATTGCAGAGTTGGTGAAACCCAACCAGAGAATTATCTCCTAGAATTTTGTGTGATTTCTCTATTGAGAGGGTATGTTTCGTAATGACAAGTAGATTCGAAGATTATTTGGTTCATTCATTAAGTAGATGTTGAGAATCTACACTGAGCTAGGTGTATGAATAAAGAGTTGCTGTAAATTCTAAAAGAAAGTTTACAGTAATGATACCTAGTTGCAGGATGAGATGTTGGGTTTTAACAATGAGTTAATAGCTCCTGGAAAGAAGAGGCAAATGATCTAGTGGTATTAGAATTGAGTTAGAATCTTCTCTTGACTTTTTTTCTGGAGATTGTCTCCAGTGTGGTTGCTGATCATGCTTTCATATTTAAGGATAGGCCTTTCTCTACCCAAAATactatggtgttttgttttgttttgtttatcatCTTAGGTGTCTATTCTTAATTTATAATCTGCTCATAATTACAGTTTTGAAATCTCACATCTGAAATCCTTCTTTACGTGGAGAGAGCAGAGTAGGATGGGTCTAAAGTGGGTCTTTTTAGGTCTTTTATTAGATAAGTACATCCACTGAGTGAAGAAAAAGCCGGAAAAGATTGGTGTCTTTCATTGTGAATACCTGGAATTGAAGGTGTCATCATTTGCATTCTTCTTAACTCTCTCTCAGTTCCTATTGTCCTTGCCATAAATAAATGTGACAAAGCTGAGGTGGATCccgaaaaagtgaaaaaagaactGCTAGCTTATGATGTGGTGTGTGAGGATTACGGAGGCGATGTGCAAGCAGTGCATGTCTCTGCACTTACGGTAAGTGTAGGCACCTCAGAGACAACTGTGTTCAGATGGGAATGCTACACTGTCTGTAATGCACATTGTGCATTATAACTAAAGTACATTTTGACATATataatttctgttgttgtttaaAAATTCGCTGGGTACTAGGCAAAGCTAGTGTCACTATCCTGGTTTGGCAGAATAGAAATTAGGCTCAGAAAGGTCAGTTACCAATCCAGGGTAACATAGCTGAGCAGTGGGGAATCAGGTCTAAACCTAATGCTTTTCTTATTTATGAGATACTTAGAATGAGAAGAATAAATGGTGAATGATGTCGGGGATAGGGTAATAGGAGGCAAAAGATTGTTTTAAGGAGAAATGAAATCTATTTGGTAATAAAAACTGCTTGTATTTCATGCCTTTTATAGTGGAAAACTATAGAATAGGTCTTAGGCCATTTAAgagagagttaaaaaaatatttcagtaatacaaagatgaaacatttgggtttagtttgttatTGATTGACTCAATGTTTCTGTGAATTAAATTGCTGTaagttttataatattatttatgatgaattccattttcttttcaattgcCAATTATTCTTTTCTGGTTGAAAAACAACAAGGAAGCTCAGTACCTGCTTCTTGACAGCATTTTCCAATTCTCTTGTCCTACACAGGTTGCTTCTAAATAACAATTtccttttttgtctgtttttttaatcattccaTGGTTTATGCAtaatacagactttttttttcctgattgttCACTGAAGGGATGGTACTGTATTTGGCCACCTTCTTCCAATTAAGTCttattttatctttacttttcttaaatttgttacaGCCAAGATGCTTAGAAATTATGCCTCCATTAATAGTAAAACCATGCATCTTTTTCTCTGAAACTCATAAAATGCCCCCTTACTTTCTTATCTTTCCACTATACCTCGATTGCTGCTGCACTCTGAAAGCCAGCTGGCAAGATTAAAATGTTTGAAGATGTGGCTGCCTTTCTGCCCAGATACCATCAGATGAGTAGACGCATGTAAAGCTCTTTAGGCATATTTGGAGGCATGACAGAGAGATGATTCCTGGGGAATGGAGGGAGTTGGAAGAGAGTGGCAGGGAAGTAAGATGAGACCTTTTTTTCCAAGGTAGAGATAGAGGACTACTTCGTGCAAAGAAGCAACCCCCGCTCTCCTTTTCAGAGCAGCATTTTGTAAATTGGAATAAATACTAGGAATAAGTGGATGGGTAAGCAAAGTATTTAGTCAGTTTTCTTTACAGTTGTCTCTGTTTTGTACTCTGTAATGACTGTAATCAGTCTCTTAGCTGATGTGGGAAAAATCTCTTGCCCATCAGTTCCGGTTCCATCACCAGTTaatcagctgtgtgatcttggagcCCTGGAAAGCATAGTCAACATAGGTCATTAAAGGTGAAAGAATCATCTAATCTAGCTCCttcattttacatttgaggaaagGAGATCCAAGGAGGTGAAGTGATTTTTCAAGTTGCACAGCTGGGTAGTTACAGAGTATGGCTTAGAGCCTGGGTCTAGTCAGTgctttttctccttatttatttAACAAGAGTAAGTAAGGCttgatttacttattttatagGATTATTGAGTGGATCCAATGAAGTAATAGATGTGAAAGCTTATTCAGTTGGATAGAACTTCAAATGTAAAGTAGCATTGTGAAGAAAGtgagaggaagaaaacacaatTATAGAGacagatggaggagagagagaatgaatgaagcATTTCTCATTTTTATGTTTATGAAAGGGTATTAACAAAGAACCACTAGTGgccatcctttaaaaaaaataatagccacTATTCCTTGCAAGATCTGTCCCTGGGTTAGGTTTTCTTGCttatctcttccttccttctaattGGGTAATTCATGCTTTTAATGCTTACAGGGAGAAGTATAATGTAACTGTCAAGGATTATTTGGTTTTCTGACCCTAGTGTTTACATTTAcagataatatttattaatgtatattaagaaccatttttgttgttgttgttgaagggTGATAATCTGATGGCTTTGGCAGAGGCAACAATTGCTCTCGCAGAAATGTTAGAATTGAAAGCAGACCCCAATGGTCCGGTGGAAGGAACAGTAATAGAATCTTTCACAGACAAAGGAAGAGGGTAGGACTGTTAAAATGCttgctttttaatcattctgttcCATGGTTCTTGTGACTTGATTATATaacaatgtattatttttgttgcatgTTATTGTTAGTCCATGAAAAATATGTAAAGCTTTTGCTTTGAAAAGTATTTTATTGCACTAGCATACAGAACACAAAAATGCAGTTATTATCAGTAGACCATAGCAACCACCTGTATATATGTAGTAGTCATATTTAGATGACTTAAGTAGttcaatttgtttgatttttttccccactaacTTAACTGAATTGGTACAGCCTCATAGAATAATATAAATTGGAATGAAATATCAATTGTTGCATTTTAGGATTTCTAAATTCTTTATGTCCTTACccattaatataatatatatatatgaaggtcTTTGAAATGGTGTTCTTTAATTTCCCTCCGTATCAGCAAAAACAGTATTCTCACTGCTTGATGAATTAGTTCTAGAAAGGGGATCAGAATTCTGTCAGAGCACTGAGCTCTTTGCGCCCTCTACTACCATAACCTtacaagacatttttttttattgtggtaaaagacACATAAcattaaatctaccatcttaaccatttttaagtgtacagttcagtagtattaagtatattcacattgttgtgcaacagatctctagaacttttttattttgcaaaattgaaactctacACCCGTGAAACACTAATTTCACCTCCCATCTCCCCTCAGTCCTTGCAACTacctttctattttctgtttcagtgattttgactactttaggtattatatatgagtggaatcatacagtatttgtcctttttgactggcttgtttcacttagcgtaatgtccttgagtttcatcaatgttgtagcatgtgacaggatttccttgttttttaagattgcataatattccattttatgtatatagtgcattttctttatctgttcttcCACtgttggacatttggattgcttccaccttttgacaGTTGTAAAGAAATGTTTCTGTAATATGTAAAACTGCTTGAGAAGATGAGAAGTGGTGAACTTAACCCTGTGTGTACatgttatatacatttaaatctcatatatatttaaatatcatgttatatatatttaaataatctcgtaaatatatatatttaaatctcatataatgtgtgtacatatgtatatttaaatctcATTATCTATATTTAAATCTCTTAAATCTCTCATATTTAAATCTCATAGTGTCTTTGCTCTACTTAAGAAAGTGCTCTTACATCCTGATTATGGCTTTAAGagtatatacttttattttcattttagtccTGTTACAACAGCTATAATTCAAAGAGGAACTTTGAGAAAAGGCTCGATTCTGGTTGCTGGAAAGAGTTGGGCAAAAGTACGCTTAATGTTtgatgaaaatggaaaaataatcaatGAGGCCTCTCCTAGCATGCCAGTGGGAATTATAGGCTGGAGAGACCTCCCTTCTGCAGGAGATGAAATTCTTGAAGTAGAATCTGAGGTATATCAAAGCTTAATTCCTATGTATTAGATATGATATAATGATTTTACATATcaatctatataatgttataccAAATAAGTATATTAACAAATAATTCTAGAGTATAAGGGGCTATGAGGGGGCCATTTTAGAATTTggctatataattttttaaaatttgagataagatttttaaatcaaataattttaattatacacAAAACCTCTaaattaaagttttc
Coding sequences within:
- the MTIF2 gene encoding translation initiation factor IF-2, mitochondrial — translated: MNQKILKLENLLRFHALCRQLHGLGQRRTLAEWRHVFSSAYPVWTAQLYARPWQTDVFIGAALSQYRLLVTRKEERSRKSQLSSTKSRKEVEVWIGITVEELAKAMEKDIDYVYEALMNTAIDIDSLEADSHLDEIWIKEVIKKAGLKLKWSKLKQDKVRENKDAVRRPQADPALLTPRSPVVTIMGHVDHGKTTLLDKLRKTQVAAMEAGGITQHIGAFLVSLPSGEKITFLDTPGHAAFSAMRARGAQVTDIVILVVAADDGVMKQTVESIQHAKDAQVPIVLAINKCDKAEVDPEKVKKELLAYDVVCEDYGGDVQAVHVSALTGDNLMALAEATIALAEMLELKADPNGPVEGTVIESFTDKGRGPVTTAIIQRGTLRKGSILVAGKSWAKVRLMFDENGKIINEASPSMPVGIIGWRDLPSAGDEILEVESEPRAREVVDWRKYEQEQEKNKEDLKMIEEKRREHQEAHRKAREKYGTLNWKERSFIKYQEKREQPLKPKEKRERDSHILPIIIKGDVDGSVETILNIMDTYDASHECELELVHFGVGDITETDVNLAETFHGVIYGFNVNAGNVIQQSAAKKGVKIKLHKIIYRLIEDLQEELSSRLPCTVKEHPIGEASILATFSVAEGKKKVPVAGCRVQKGQLEKQKKFKLIRNGHVIWKGSLTSLKHHKDDISVIKTGMDCGLSLDEEKIEFKVGDAIICYEEKEVLAKTSWDPGF